One genomic region from Halomonas sp. HAL1 encodes:
- a CDS encoding conjugal transfer protein TraG N-terminal domain-containing protein: MKWLVPALAAIAMVAVPGLAIAETMTPASGDTWTFYGYGNGYALAQILEAIKRLTDPDSNPGFRSLALFLAMAGFLAMCFTGILGGSLQKVAMYFAGMILTVYMLFSLKIDILIEDMVWDGVGSPQFIQRIEGVPAAIGLPAVVISEIGMWATSGIETNFTTPNFESLRISEGAPVGMAASMLNDMKKIRLTDPYLRSSIQSFMNDCALPNIFSGKISPVTLITSQNAWGVLGNNLNQAVYTVVYDSTDPNGGMQACDEAYASIDNRLQTAAPALLNGMREASPFWLQQAAGSTALAQAALDDSFRWASGGSAVQDATGLATQAAIAEMYSGTYEYAAMATGSNELISALNMEQARRAQQSGWYSTAILFRDMAGYFFAILQAFVIGLAPIVFAAVLVPGLGKKMGTSYAQVMTWLILWWPGLAIVNYIMMLYFQGQTAGYLADGLTMANMSAVSDMSDKMVMASGFMSTLVPAIMWGLVSGSGYAFTSVLDRASGSQQAATAANNMSTGAATAGQVSMNNANMNAHQTSHRYSSGEEVSAHHVGVGASQVTNMSGQDTNVGLRAADMRESLSKSQAFSEATQRTAEAKQSFSEQSQNMMTDTFRSATQYAQDQGFVTDGSVDWSRMSQDQQGQQYMSELSATRQVMEQAGLSEKEINDLTWHAAGKVSAEAGGKTEVGITLNAGASAYARTSVQGEAGVRGSDTSQETRDESLSLNQSNAGKLSFAENGAVQVVGQDGSRYSEKVSESESRQVLEGRVGEDRASMLYAASNDYQEAVQVQQQAREEYVASRSGSIPTPASPQTIAAMRVDANDLRGEVEQRQNADHAEIASRGSAVSGVVGANAADVGERADTASGVTSPIERNGVSSLSVDTSERLGGIQGSAQANVERPDTYHVIDTGGSFTVADRRAIDAADRQNADALITGGERSNIQIGGDTYVPTYYENDKAVYAVERDGGHAYYTYGGDGEFEPANSPMPSTQQQIDSQANNGPTQNATAATVNRVQVRRSSESPDAPSPNQGADIDPRELMDTRP; this comes from the coding sequence ATGAAATGGCTTGTTCCTGCCCTTGCGGCTATCGCGATGGTCGCTGTTCCAGGGCTTGCGATCGCAGAGACCATGACGCCGGCTAGTGGCGACACTTGGACATTTTATGGTTATGGCAACGGTTATGCGCTGGCGCAGATACTGGAGGCGATCAAACGACTGACTGACCCTGACTCAAACCCCGGGTTCAGGAGTTTGGCGCTGTTCTTGGCGATGGCGGGTTTCCTTGCGATGTGCTTTACAGGAATACTTGGCGGAAGCCTGCAAAAGGTGGCCATGTATTTTGCCGGCATGATCCTGACTGTATACATGCTGTTCTCATTGAAGATCGATATTCTCATAGAGGACATGGTGTGGGATGGCGTTGGGTCACCACAGTTCATACAGAGAATTGAAGGCGTCCCGGCTGCCATAGGCCTTCCTGCAGTCGTTATCTCAGAGATAGGGATGTGGGCCACTAGCGGGATAGAAACCAACTTTACGACCCCAAACTTCGAGAGTCTTAGAATTTCAGAGGGGGCTCCTGTTGGGATGGCGGCGAGCATGTTGAATGACATGAAGAAGATCCGCCTGACTGATCCCTATCTGCGCTCTAGCATTCAAAGTTTCATGAATGACTGCGCCTTGCCGAATATCTTTAGCGGAAAAATTTCCCCTGTGACGCTGATAACCTCACAAAATGCATGGGGGGTTTTAGGTAACAACCTGAATCAAGCGGTTTATACAGTCGTCTATGATTCTACCGATCCGAATGGCGGCATGCAGGCTTGCGATGAGGCCTACGCGAGCATCGATAACCGTTTGCAGACTGCAGCTCCCGCGCTATTGAACGGTATGAGGGAAGCATCCCCGTTCTGGCTTCAGCAGGCAGCAGGATCAACAGCGCTGGCACAAGCCGCTCTGGATGATTCCTTCCGCTGGGCCTCAGGCGGGAGTGCCGTTCAGGACGCCACAGGGCTAGCCACCCAGGCCGCGATCGCAGAAATGTACTCTGGCACATATGAATACGCAGCAATGGCCACAGGCTCAAATGAGCTGATCTCAGCCTTGAATATGGAACAGGCTCGACGTGCCCAGCAATCTGGATGGTATAGCACTGCCATTCTCTTCCGGGATATGGCGGGCTATTTCTTCGCGATACTACAGGCATTCGTGATTGGGCTGGCGCCGATTGTGTTTGCTGCGGTGCTGGTCCCCGGCTTGGGCAAGAAGATGGGCACCTCGTATGCTCAGGTGATGACCTGGCTCATCTTGTGGTGGCCAGGGCTTGCGATCGTGAACTACATCATGATGCTTTACTTCCAGGGCCAAACAGCAGGATACCTCGCTGATGGCCTAACCATGGCCAATATGAGCGCAGTCAGTGATATGTCGGACAAGATGGTGATGGCGTCAGGTTTTATGTCCACCTTAGTGCCCGCCATCATGTGGGGGCTGGTATCAGGCAGCGGTTACGCCTTCACTTCTGTCTTGGACAGGGCATCTGGCAGCCAACAAGCGGCGACAGCGGCGAATAATATGTCTACAGGTGCAGCCACGGCTGGCCAGGTGAGCATGAACAACGCGAACATGAATGCTCACCAAACCTCTCACCGCTATAGCTCTGGTGAAGAGGTCTCCGCTCACCATGTCGGCGTAGGGGCGTCTCAAGTTACTAATATGAGCGGGCAGGATACTAACGTGGGTCTACGAGCGGCAGACATGCGGGAGAGCCTATCTAAGTCGCAGGCATTTAGTGAAGCCACACAGCGAACAGCAGAGGCGAAGCAATCCTTTAGTGAGCAGTCCCAGAATATGATGACTGACACATTCAGATCGGCCACCCAATACGCTCAAGATCAAGGGTTTGTTACAGATGGCTCGGTTGACTGGTCAAGGATGTCCCAGGATCAGCAAGGGCAGCAATATATGTCGGAGCTATCCGCCACAAGACAGGTGATGGAACAGGCAGGGTTATCTGAAAAGGAGATTAATGATCTTACGTGGCATGCAGCAGGCAAGGTCTCTGCTGAAGCTGGAGGTAAAACAGAGGTCGGGATAACGCTTAATGCGGGTGCTAGCGCTTATGCAAGGACATCGGTACAGGGTGAAGCCGGTGTCCGTGGTTCTGATACGAGCCAAGAAACGAGAGATGAATCTTTGAGTCTGAACCAATCAAATGCTGGGAAACTATCTTTTGCGGAAAATGGTGCAGTTCAGGTTGTAGGGCAAGATGGTAGCCGGTACTCAGAAAAGGTATCAGAGAGTGAATCGCGGCAGGTTCTTGAAGGGCGAGTCGGCGAAGATCGTGCCTCTATGCTCTACGCTGCCTCAAACGATTACCAAGAAGCTGTCCAGGTTCAACAGCAGGCACGCGAGGAATATGTTGCAAGTCGCAGTGGGTCGATTCCTACTCCCGCCAGCCCTCAGACTATTGCTGCTATGCGTGTGGATGCTAATGATTTGCGGGGCGAGGTTGAGCAGAGGCAGAATGCCGATCATGCGGAAATTGCCAGCCGAGGGAGTGCTGTTAGCGGTGTGGTCGGGGCAAATGCAGCCGATGTGGGCGAGCGAGCAGATACGGCAAGTGGCGTCACCTCGCCTATTGAGCGTAATGGTGTGAGTTCACTATCGGTTGATACGAGCGAGCGACTGGGGGGGATTCAAGGAAGTGCGCAAGCTAACGTAGAGAGGCCAGATACATATCATGTGATCGATACAGGAGGTAGCTTTACTGTCGCCGATCGACGTGCAATTGACGCCGCTGACCGTCAAAACGCTGATGCCCTCATTACCGGAGGAGAACGATCCAACATACAGATAGGAGGTGACACCTACGTACCTACCTACTATGAGAACGATAAGGCAGTCTATGCAGTTGAGCGCGACGGAGGGCATGCATATTACACTTATGGAGGGGACGGTGAATTTGAGCCAGCCAACTCTCCTATGCCGTCTACTCAGCAGCAAATAGATTCTCAGGCCAACAATGGTCCAACCCAGAATGCCACGGCTGCCACGGTTAATCGCGTGCAGGTACGCCGAAGTTCTGAATCACCGGATGCACCCTCCCCTAACCAAGGGGCAGATATTGACCCGCGTGAATTAATGGATACTCGCCCTTAA
- a CDS encoding type IV secretory system conjugative DNA transfer family protein, translating into MAKLRQHDEDSREGFVLPSDEPVDDKGPSLHIGLTTDKNTRINMPDILGQRHTAIVGQSGVGKTTLGEYILWQQTARGRGWLFIDAKIDRDTRDHLAYMAKVTGREDELYIIDVSDPDNANTYNPVLHGDPDEVASRLMNLIPSAENNPGADHYRQSANHALTVIIAALQASGQLYHFGDLSILLQSDRALENLERMTPQGPERRALSIFLDQFRARTKEGTKIDLNRMKQTLGGMAGRIALFAQGKFGKVFNVYAPEIVLTEIIRKGHMLYVSLPTMGKDTAALNLGKMIVSDIRSAVAYIQDLPKSKRPSHFIALLDEMGAYVMEGVGRLFEQARSANIALIPAFQSFSQLNRVSPDFADIVIQNTWNKVFFKFGAKDSPEEAAEILGKTKRFQRTVSVSANQGESAQYLRTTPQSSMSDGGGMGESWREVEEFRVTPDQLRAMDMGQAVMMLGARMYHLRTPMINYPKHIPSFKVIKRKMKMPADKQALNFEERLNEFLTATA; encoded by the coding sequence ATGGCCAAGCTGCGCCAGCACGATGAGGATTCTCGGGAGGGCTTCGTGCTGCCCTCAGACGAGCCAGTAGATGACAAGGGGCCTTCTTTACATATCGGCCTGACCACCGACAAAAATACACGAATCAACATGCCCGACATCCTCGGGCAGCGACACACTGCCATCGTGGGGCAGTCTGGTGTGGGTAAGACCACTCTTGGTGAATATATCCTCTGGCAGCAAACTGCGCGTGGGCGCGGATGGCTTTTCATTGATGCCAAGATTGATCGGGACACACGGGATCATCTAGCGTACATGGCCAAGGTGACAGGCCGCGAAGATGAACTCTACATTATCGACGTGTCAGACCCCGATAACGCCAATACCTATAACCCTGTTCTTCATGGAGATCCTGATGAGGTGGCATCCCGGCTGATGAACCTCATTCCATCGGCTGAGAACAATCCAGGCGCCGATCACTACCGGCAATCTGCTAACCATGCACTCACGGTCATTATTGCCGCTCTGCAAGCCTCCGGTCAGCTATATCACTTCGGCGACCTATCAATTCTATTGCAGTCTGATCGTGCGCTGGAGAACCTGGAGAGAATGACCCCTCAAGGGCCGGAGAGGCGGGCGCTTTCGATCTTCCTCGACCAGTTCCGTGCCCGAACTAAGGAGGGGACAAAAATCGACCTCAACCGCATGAAGCAAACACTGGGCGGGATGGCAGGTCGGATCGCACTGTTCGCCCAGGGCAAGTTTGGTAAGGTCTTCAACGTTTATGCACCGGAAATCGTACTCACCGAGATTATTCGCAAGGGTCACATGCTGTACGTCTCTCTACCAACGATGGGAAAGGACACCGCAGCCCTCAACCTCGGGAAAATGATCGTCTCGGACATTCGCTCTGCTGTTGCCTACATTCAGGATCTACCCAAGAGCAAAAGGCCAAGCCATTTCATCGCGCTCCTGGACGAGATGGGCGCTTATGTTATGGAAGGGGTAGGCCGTCTCTTCGAGCAGGCGCGATCGGCCAATATCGCACTGATTCCAGCCTTCCAGTCCTTTAGCCAGCTCAATAGAGTCTCGCCAGACTTTGCAGACATAGTGATTCAGAACACATGGAACAAAGTGTTCTTCAAATTCGGAGCGAAAGACAGCCCTGAAGAGGCCGCTGAGATACTAGGTAAAACCAAGCGATTCCAACGCACCGTGTCAGTCTCGGCAAACCAGGGTGAAAGTGCGCAGTATCTGAGAACCACCCCACAATCCAGTATGTCCGATGGTGGTGGCATGGGTGAAAGCTGGCGTGAAGTTGAGGAATTCAGGGTAACGCCAGATCAATTGCGAGCCATGGATATGGGCCAAGCGGTCATGATGTTGGGTGCTCGCATGTATCACTTGAGAACACCTATGATCAACTACCCCAAACACATACCTTCTTTTAAGGTTATAAAGCGCAAGATGAAGATGCCAGCCGACAAGCAGGCGCTTAATTTTGAGGAACGGCTAAATGAGTTTCTTACTGCTACTGCTTAG
- the traN gene encoding conjugal transfer protein TraN, with translation MSQLNREDEWELVNTHSETYPSTFTQYDNVLPNSWIEEWQTTDSICDGTTQYGCGPDISREDITDGSGNIVGQKVTKRCYIGETPRCNNDPNCNVTSYECTREQDGLCVKQEQTYTCREDGKCDPSSYEIMPEVSDDEGAFSDAIAAAGVMDMIAAEGGLDENLRIFSGLERECKAITSDFRRMMEFNATVSTVLATYFGGPLGAVLAGTASADILNAIEHMECCQDDPEDVVLTSSFISMATGIGADYCDLEDVELAAARMAKRAVQVTPGFVPTNNTLCTFADYIYNAPAKGDMSYAKQICSHWTRPWSMVNTQTQVDDYQRWCEFDSMLARIIQEQGRDQLAVLASQNAGGAVTKRTEFAFYNSAGGWTDELNVNGNRVRFWQWKEECSTDEGFTNSMLSGYDCPSSPDIYAVACSESSCGAPPDHPVYGFSPGWETHRLEAEDHHTRAINRYSVVEGGCFDDGSCEYKVHAWKAGAGGQMRIPLDMKWPINFPNDGWGEFSWAHNNVHFEAFTNPLGTESPTRGLRMCIGSSYQCRYDAAWNEVNIQNDIANLNNYVSNSPPVTLTGGCSAEECEFRASIEVNLTAKPWYTYSEKKYEPCMLKVLGSCVTKASTTYDRQYTPDCTGFTIDEFLALDLGDMDFSEYVETLSEKAKSEFNQTWAR, from the coding sequence TTGTCGCAGCTCAACCGAGAAGATGAATGGGAGCTAGTAAATACTCACAGCGAAACATATCCGAGCACGTTTACGCAATATGACAATGTGTTGCCAAACTCATGGATTGAAGAGTGGCAAACAACAGATTCAATATGCGACGGGACAACGCAATACGGGTGCGGTCCAGACATAAGCAGGGAAGATATTACAGATGGCTCAGGGAATATTGTCGGCCAGAAAGTTACTAAGCGCTGTTACATCGGAGAGACACCACGCTGCAATAACGACCCGAACTGCAACGTAACTAGCTATGAATGCACCAGAGAGCAAGATGGTTTATGCGTTAAGCAGGAACAGACGTATACATGTCGCGAGGATGGCAAATGCGATCCAAGCTCCTACGAGATAATGCCTGAAGTTAGCGATGATGAAGGCGCCTTTTCAGACGCTATTGCAGCGGCTGGCGTCATGGACATGATCGCTGCTGAGGGTGGGCTAGATGAAAACTTGCGTATCTTCTCTGGCCTGGAGCGCGAATGCAAAGCCATAACTAGCGATTTCCGCCGCATGATGGAGTTCAATGCAACCGTATCAACCGTTTTGGCAACGTATTTTGGCGGACCGCTCGGGGCTGTCTTAGCTGGCACAGCATCAGCAGACATCCTTAATGCTATTGAGCACATGGAGTGCTGCCAGGATGATCCAGAAGATGTCGTGTTGACCAGCTCATTTATTTCTATGGCAACGGGGATCGGTGCAGACTACTGCGACCTTGAAGATGTTGAGCTTGCAGCAGCTCGCATGGCAAAACGAGCCGTCCAAGTTACACCCGGCTTTGTGCCCACCAATAACACGCTATGCACATTCGCTGATTATATATACAACGCGCCTGCAAAAGGTGACATGTCCTACGCGAAGCAAATCTGCTCACACTGGACCAGGCCTTGGTCGATGGTAAATACCCAAACACAGGTAGACGACTACCAGCGTTGGTGTGAGTTTGACTCGATGCTTGCCAGAATTATTCAAGAGCAGGGGCGTGATCAACTTGCTGTGCTGGCTTCGCAAAACGCAGGTGGTGCTGTTACCAAGCGTACTGAGTTTGCATTTTACAATTCAGCGGGAGGGTGGACGGACGAGCTAAATGTCAACGGTAATCGAGTGCGGTTCTGGCAGTGGAAAGAAGAATGCTCTACTGATGAAGGCTTTACCAACTCGATGCTGTCTGGATACGACTGCCCCTCCAGTCCAGATATTTATGCCGTAGCCTGCTCAGAATCTTCATGCGGGGCGCCGCCAGACCACCCTGTGTATGGCTTTAGCCCAGGCTGGGAAACCCATCGCTTAGAAGCAGAGGACCATCATACCCGTGCGATCAACCGCTATTCGGTTGTAGAGGGAGGATGCTTTGACGATGGTAGCTGCGAATATAAGGTTCATGCTTGGAAGGCTGGCGCTGGTGGCCAGATGCGCATCCCCTTAGACATGAAGTGGCCAATTAACTTCCCAAATGACGGATGGGGCGAGTTTTCTTGGGCACATAACAATGTTCACTTTGAGGCCTTCACTAATCCGCTAGGTACAGAATCCCCTACCAGGGGGCTGCGGATGTGTATCGGCTCATCGTATCAATGCCGTTACGATGCGGCCTGGAATGAAGTCAACATCCAGAATGACATAGCCAATTTGAATAACTATGTCAGCAACAGTCCACCTGTAACTCTAACTGGAGGCTGTTCCGCTGAGGAATGTGAGTTTAGGGCCTCAATCGAGGTCAATCTCACCGCCAAGCCGTGGTACACCTACTCTGAAAAGAAGTACGAGCCGTGCATGCTAAAGGTGTTGGGTAGCTGTGTGACAAAGGCCTCGACAACTTATGATCGACAGTACACTCCTGACTGCACTGGGTTCACTATCGACGAGTTCCTTGCCCTTGATCTTGGCGATATGGATTTCTCGGAGTATGTGGAAACGTTGTCGGAAAAAGCCAAATCGGAGTTCAACCAGACATGGGCAAGATAG
- a CDS encoding type-F conjugative transfer system pilin assembly protein TrbC, translating into MLRTLTAITLTLFNTSALSQQTPVEAAQDAFSALQGSQAPSDLFAGQRSPEAILEAMGAGTSGSTAGQAAGTEMLENVRAQGQTGGIADPEMAAEWQALRDSLDLGEQDRLYFFISFSMPESLIRSYALDAARAGGELVLRGVEPGMTLRDFTMERLLKVLRPGGMTAPIQIDPRLFDTYEIETVPTIVLAKEDPMGVCQTAKRQIGEIDGQQLEYHGCPKGNPDDYWKAEGSVTALYALEQFNKGGASNAEVYINALKGEGAESAPEQSGIAGAQWESLSDELAERNAQRLRDRYQGTDREVYDTPMGPAVGPAGQNIDHLWEE; encoded by the coding sequence ATGCTGCGCACTCTGACCGCTATTACTTTGACGCTATTCAACACATCGGCGTTAAGCCAACAAACACCCGTAGAGGCCGCTCAAGACGCTTTCTCTGCTCTTCAAGGGTCACAGGCGCCTAGCGACCTATTCGCTGGCCAGAGGAGCCCTGAGGCAATCCTGGAGGCGATGGGCGCGGGCACAAGCGGATCAACTGCAGGCCAAGCAGCCGGCACTGAGATGCTAGAAAACGTTCGGGCTCAAGGCCAGACAGGTGGAATCGCAGACCCTGAAATGGCTGCTGAATGGCAAGCATTGAGGGATTCGTTAGACCTTGGTGAACAGGATCGGCTGTATTTCTTCATCTCATTTTCAATGCCCGAAAGCTTGATTCGTAGCTATGCGCTTGATGCAGCCAGAGCAGGAGGCGAGCTGGTTCTGCGTGGAGTAGAGCCAGGTATGACGCTCCGTGACTTCACCATGGAGCGCTTGCTGAAGGTACTACGTCCTGGAGGCATGACAGCACCGATCCAGATCGACCCGCGACTGTTCGATACTTACGAGATCGAAACCGTGCCCACGATTGTCCTTGCCAAGGAAGATCCCATGGGCGTGTGTCAGACCGCCAAGCGCCAAATCGGTGAAATCGATGGCCAGCAGCTTGAGTACCATGGCTGCCCAAAGGGCAACCCAGACGATTACTGGAAGGCAGAAGGGTCAGTAACTGCCCTATATGCCTTAGAGCAATTCAACAAAGGCGGTGCCAGCAATGCCGAGGTTTATATCAACGCGCTCAAGGGCGAGGGTGCCGAAAGCGCTCCTGAGCAGAGCGGCATTGCGGGAGCACAGTGGGAATCGCTGAGCGACGAGCTAGCTGAGCGCAACGCACAACGGCTCCGCGACCGGTATCAAGGCACCGACCGTGAAGTTTACGACACGCCAATGGGGCCGGCTGTTGGTCCCGCGGGACAGAATATTGATCATCTCTGGGAGGAGTGA
- a CDS encoding TraU family protein produces MKRLLLSVLTVAALTTGSAYSASPLSGSAACRGEIFNPINDANWNNMFPVTVAGISMGGGSNPSLMHMDPICLCPGPYGIDMPGIGMTFWEPTFLAEVARTPGCMSTLGGTQVLTGYDSLTSNQTYGSGRGDSSVTRMQIHWYIYPLFSVLNMMSSLGCMNTSGFNLADLTEVDATWQDDTWTSIAFPESALFANPVGTLSCIPDAVASAAGRPLDMMFWCQGSQGVVYPLTGSSTTHSSPQGGNLHVLGKYMQRKTRMAGLLSTTGPWAECQSVYLPNMIRSQYRIDPVAPVASNQTAVLGMSEFRWGMLPPANTAVRTDSAFLIWVGKQCCAL; encoded by the coding sequence ATGAAGAGGTTACTACTCTCTGTTCTGACTGTTGCAGCCCTCACAACGGGGAGCGCCTATAGTGCATCCCCGCTATCGGGCTCTGCCGCATGCCGGGGAGAGATTTTCAATCCCATCAACGACGCGAACTGGAACAACATGTTTCCGGTAACGGTAGCCGGAATTTCCATGGGCGGTGGGTCTAATCCTTCCCTTATGCACATGGACCCAATCTGTTTATGTCCAGGGCCCTATGGCATCGACATGCCAGGGATCGGCATGACGTTCTGGGAACCAACGTTCCTCGCTGAAGTGGCGCGAACACCCGGCTGTATGTCGACTCTCGGTGGCACGCAGGTACTAACCGGATACGACTCCCTGACTTCTAACCAAACGTATGGCTCGGGACGTGGAGATAGCAGCGTTACCAGGATGCAAATCCACTGGTATATCTACCCTCTGTTCAGTGTACTCAACATGATGAGTTCGCTGGGGTGTATGAACACCTCCGGGTTTAACCTTGCAGACCTCACTGAGGTCGACGCCACTTGGCAGGATGACACTTGGACATCTATCGCATTTCCAGAGTCAGCTCTCTTCGCCAATCCGGTTGGCACTCTCTCGTGTATCCCTGACGCCGTAGCTTCTGCAGCGGGTCGCCCCCTAGACATGATGTTCTGGTGTCAGGGCTCGCAGGGCGTCGTCTATCCCCTTACTGGCTCAAGCACGACTCACAGCTCCCCCCAAGGTGGGAATCTCCACGTCCTTGGCAAGTATATGCAGCGTAAGACGCGCATGGCGGGCCTGTTATCAACGACCGGCCCTTGGGCTGAATGCCAGTCCGTTTACCTGCCGAACATGATTCGCAGCCAATACCGGATTGATCCGGTGGCCCCAGTTGCCAGCAACCAAACTGCTGTTCTTGGAATGTCCGAGTTCCGCTGGGGGATGCTGCCTCCCGCCAACACCGCTGTTCGTACTGATTCCGCATTCTTGATCTGGGTAGGTAAGCAATGCTGCGCACTCTGA
- a CDS encoding helix-turn-helix domain-containing protein yields MANLYEYLASHPPSEMQRLIGWTAARLHIPRQWQEDMKQEIYVAWFSKEYDPSYSHDAIMKYAGEAAFLAVSTWRRHTILPVTVHKAGQADSEPRAEQFDLMAEQIPGFTEEFNDEIDIDPEAFVETTSMASVHLIDLPKRSARTELSHENLLALHCEGLSPAEIAAAANMTERSVYRRLERLKHGNRSTV; encoded by the coding sequence ATGGCTAACCTCTATGAATATTTGGCAAGTCACCCGCCTTCTGAAATGCAGCGACTTATTGGTTGGACGGCAGCCCGTTTGCATATCCCCAGACAATGGCAGGAGGACATGAAACAGGAAATATACGTAGCCTGGTTCTCTAAAGAATATGACCCTTCGTATTCCCATGACGCCATCATGAAATATGCTGGTGAGGCGGCATTTCTTGCGGTCAGCACATGGCGCCGCCATACCATCCTACCAGTGACCGTTCACAAAGCCGGTCAGGCTGATAGCGAACCCAGGGCTGAGCAGTTCGATCTGATGGCTGAACAGATCCCTGGTTTCACTGAAGAGTTCAACGACGAAATCGACATTGACCCTGAGGCTTTCGTTGAGACCACTTCGATGGCTTCAGTGCACCTCATCGACCTACCCAAACGCTCAGCTCGAACTGAGCTGTCTCATGAAAACCTGCTGGCCCTTCACTGCGAAGGCCTTTCGCCCGCTGAGATAGCAGCCGCAGCGAACATGACCGAGCGCAGCGTATACCGCAGATTGGAACGCCTTAAACATGGAAACCGTAGTACAGTATAG